A portion of the Gossypium arboreum isolate Shixiya-1 chromosome 8, ASM2569848v2, whole genome shotgun sequence genome contains these proteins:
- the LOC108469991 gene encoding splicing factor U2af small subunit B-like, which translates to MAEHLASIFGTEKDRVNCPFYFKIGACRHGDRCSRLHNRPTISPTLLLSNMYQRPDMITPGVDAQGQPIDPRKIQEHFEDFYEDIFEELSKFGEIESLNVCDNLADHMIGNVYVQFREEDQAAAALQALQGRFYSGRPIIADFSPVTDFREATCRQYEENSCNRGGYCNFMHVKVIGRELRRKLFGRHRRYRGSRSRSRSASPRHRREREYREKSRDRDRDDHRDRNGRRPDRDRDRYDRESGSRRKHGSPRRSRSPPPAREGSEERRARIEQWNREREEKV; encoded by the coding sequence ATGGCGGAGCACTTGGCCTCAATCTTTGGTACGGAGAAGGACCGCGTGAATTGCCCCTTCTATTTCAAGATTGGAGCATGCCGGCACGGGGACAGGTGTTCACGGCTCCACAACCGGCCGACGATCTCTCCGACTCTCCTCCTTTCCAACATGTACCAGCGCCCGGACATGATCACTCCCGGAGTGGATGCCCAGGGCCAGCCCATCGATCCCCGCAAGATCCAGGAGCACTTCGAGGACTTCTACGAGGACATCTTCGAGGAGCTCAGCAAGTTTGGTGAGATCGAGAGCCTCAACGTTTGTGACAACCTCGCCGACCACATGATTGGAAACGTGTATGTTCAGTTCAGGGAGGAAGACCAGGCCGCAGCTGCCCTCCAGGCTCTTCAAGGAAGGTTCTACTCTGGTCGTCCTATCATTGCGGATTTTTCCCCGGTCACCGATTTCCGCGAAGCAACTTGTCGGCAATACGAGGAGAATAGCTGTAACCGTGGGGGATACTGTAACTTTATGCATGTCAAGGTAATTGGAAGGGAGCTGAGAAGGAAGCTGTTTGGGAGGCACCGCAGGTATAGAGGGAGTCGGAGCAGGAGTAGGAGCGCCAGTCCTCGCCACCGGCGTGAGAGGGAATATAGGGAAAAGTCTCGAGATCGAGACCGAGATGATCATCGTGATAGAAATGGGCGAAGACCGGATAGGGATAGGGATAGGTATGACCGTGAAAGCGGGAGTAGGAGAAAGCATGGGAGTCCTAGGCGAAGCAGAAGCCCTCCACCTGCTAGGGAAGGAAGTGAGGAGCGGAGAGCCAGGATTGAACAATGGAACCGTGAGAGGGAAGAGAAGGTGTAA